One part of the Ziziphus jujuba cultivar Dongzao chromosome 2, ASM3175591v1 genome encodes these proteins:
- the LOC107403337 gene encoding UPF0481 protein At3g47200-like codes for MADQSSAANEHKIDIEYFERPDVKGFDEIFSKYKSSTLISNQQAEWPKIPKVSKMLRNLDKNNDCFDPHVVSIGPYHHGKPHLQEVENLKTEMALRYCRRFPGPGVSDLYKRGFDLYERVKDVASEARGFYDKERLNNIDDEAFTKMMFLDGCFILEFMIMCLPMGEEEYHTNMTANVKRDLFLLENQLPYIVLKELMKGKDDEKDWKKRIEKFITLCRRLPVKPWQFINAIEFAHGLSPKDNSPLHLLEVMRTGFVVQKPTVHGRKAQKLETNGLRGRPDVWFSRYPARVLKYMGIPFGPNKTAFDWYSYHPARVLKSMGIRFRPNKTGSFSDIKFESCLLVRGVLTLPPIRIDGTTKSLLLNLLALESSHTNLADMRGVVTSYMCFMDSLIDNADDVMILRSQNIIVNCLGTDQDVADLFNNIASNLVPNPRIYDVAKHGIQKHCESKFKKWMAEFHRIHFRNPWTLFALFGSLLLATLTVTQTYLAAMQLEQ; via the coding sequence ATGGCGGACCAATCTTCAGCAGCAAACGAACACAAAATCGACATTGAATATTTTGAACGACCTGATGTCAAGGGTTTCGATGAAATATTCAGTAAGTACAAATCTTCAACTTTAATAAGCAACCAACAAGCAGAATGGCCCAAGATACCAAAGGTTTCAAAGATGCTGCGTAATCTTGACAAAAATAATGATTGCTTTGATCCTCATGTGGTTTCCATCGGTCCTTATCACCATGGGAAACCTCACCTCCAAGAAGTTGAGAACCTCAAGACTGAAATGGCATTGCGATATTGTCGCCGTTTTCCAGGACCTGGGGTTTCTGATTTATACAAGAGAGGTTTTGATTTATACGAGAGAGTCAAAGATGTGGCCAGTGAAGCAAGGGGATTCTATGATAAGGAAAGATTGAATAATATCGATGATGAGGCATTCACAAAAATGATGTTTCTTGATGGTTGCTTCATTCTGGAGTTCATGATCATGTGCTTGCCGATGGGAGAAGAGGAGTATCATACTAACATGACAGCCAATGTCAAGCGAGACTTGTTCTTGTTAGAGAACCAACTCCCTTACATTGTCCTCAAAGAGTTAATGAAGGGCAAAGACGATGAAAAAGACTGGAAGAAGAGGATTGAAAAGTTCATCACTCTCTGTCGAAGACTTCCAGTCAAACCATGGCAGTTCATTAATGCTATTGAGTTTGCCCACGGGTTATCGCCAAAAGATAACTCTCCTCTTCATCTTCTCGAGGTGATGAGGACAGGATTTGTGGTACAAAAACCTACTGTCCACGGCCGAAAAGCTCAAAAATTAGAGACCAATGGTTTGAGAGGCAGGCCTGATGTCTGGTTCTCTCGTTATCCAGCCAGGGTGCTCAAGTATATGGGAATCCCGTTCGGCCCCAACAAAACAGCCTTTGATTGGTATTCTTATCATCCAGCCAGGGTGCTCAAGTCTATGGGAATCCGGTTCAGACCCAACAAAACAGGTAgttttagtgatatcaagttTGAATCCTGTCTGCTTGTCAGGGGAGTGCTCACACTTCCTCCAATACGCATAGATGGCACCACCAAATCCCTGCTGCTCAACTTGTTGGCTTTGGAATCGAGCCATACAAACTTGGCGGACATGCGGGGTGTCGTCACCTCTTATATGTGTTTCATGGACTCACTCATTGACAATGCTGATGATGTGATGATCCTCAGGTCCCAGAACATCATCGTCAATTGCTTGGGAACCGACCAAGATGTTGCAGATCTCTTCAACAACATAGCAAGCAATTTGGTCCCAAATCCCCGTATTTATGATGTGGCTAAGCATGGAATTCAAAAGCATTGCGAGAGCAAGTTCAAGAAATGGATGGCGGAATTTCACCGCATCCATTTCAGAAACCCTTGGACCctttttgcattatttggtTCCCTTTTACTTGCCACGCTTACCGTCACTCAGACTTATCTTGCAGCAATGCAGCTCGAACaatga